A genomic window from Candidatus Zixiibacteriota bacterium includes:
- a CDS encoding flagellar brake domain-containing protein, protein MQLTLPQIPEPLRLWEKIEIVVGEGDSKGVYLTRIEDFTDDAIIVCNPEFQQGRTLLRNNCEVVVLVIKEDAVYQFYSQINKIEREGQQAHALSLPGEIRRIQRRQFVRIEMFGNIRYANLGSRDFNRKLVWRQSACENISGGGMLVCCDDNLEPPDILLVKADVFSKLHLPQPIAAICRRSLRKDNRLYAGIEFIRADSLTHYLYGSELANLPSSVVEFDHAAQNRLVTFVFQQQIELRKKGLI, encoded by the coding sequence ATGCAACTAACACTGCCTCAAATACCGGAACCGCTGCGACTCTGGGAGAAAATCGAGATTGTAGTCGGCGAGGGCGACAGCAAAGGCGTCTACCTGACCAGAATCGAAGACTTCACCGATGATGCCATAATCGTCTGCAATCCGGAATTCCAGCAGGGACGTACCCTGCTGCGAAACAACTGCGAAGTGGTGGTACTGGTCATCAAGGAAGATGCCGTGTATCAGTTCTACTCCCAGATAAACAAGATTGAAAGGGAAGGTCAGCAGGCGCACGCTCTCAGTCTGCCCGGCGAAATACGGAGAATCCAGAGGCGTCAGTTCGTACGCATCGAAATGTTCGGCAATATTCGTTATGCCAATCTCGGTTCGCGCGACTTCAACCGCAAGCTGGTCTGGCGCCAGTCGGCCTGTGAAAATATCAGCGGCGGCGGTATGCTGGTATGTTGTGACGACAATCTCGAGCCGCCCGATATTCTCCTTGTCAAAGCCGACGTGTTTTCCAAACTGCATCTGCCGCAGCCGATTGCCGCCATCTGTCGCCGCAGCCTGCGAAAGGACAATCGCCTGTATGCCGGAATCGAATTTATTCGGGCCGACAGTCTGACCCATTATCTTTACGGCAGCGAACTGGCCAATCTCCCGTCAAGCGTCGTCGAATTCGACCACGCCGCTCAGAACCGGCTGGTAACATTCGTTTTTCAGCAGCAGATAGAACTAAGAAAAAAGGGGCTGATATGA
- a CDS encoding DUF2225 domain-containing protein: MSNESPFFLSKVECPICKTINEYETVKVGAFYENGRDTDFCPKEIQWRYPRYQAYNPLVFFTATCSNCFYTREFSNSFKDWKNDNNFRAYRLKTVKEKHLDQLATADSIIRTMGEALNVTGHPNETAILKLHLAIFDEELAERSSNLDLGRFYLRIAWVYRDLERGENPGVQFLKGLMLEIDTQFHQMKEAISNSRARLESFSRHLLSHFESGELTADVKSRMFPYREKFQPGINDLENLIVDSEKKIEEYSTLLNEYKAAALGDAGGDAGVAFGRYHSFTEFLLTLKSRWGGIVTNEKEAMEKAIHYYVEAFAGGRDISPGNQQIQASYLIAELSRRIGDYDQARQYFNSTIKHGQEFIYQNRKDPSRTALARKILELAIEQGKANMEALKSA, translated from the coding sequence ATGTCAAACGAAAGCCCATTCTTTTTGTCAAAGGTAGAATGCCCTATCTGCAAAACGATCAACGAATACGAAACGGTCAAGGTGGGCGCATTCTACGAAAACGGGCGTGACACGGATTTCTGCCCCAAGGAAATCCAGTGGCGATACCCGCGGTATCAGGCGTACAACCCGCTGGTATTCTTCACCGCTACCTGTAGTAATTGCTTTTATACGAGAGAATTTTCCAACAGCTTTAAAGACTGGAAAAACGATAACAACTTCAGAGCCTACCGTCTGAAAACCGTCAAGGAAAAACATCTTGACCAACTGGCCACGGCCGACTCAATCATTCGCACCATGGGTGAGGCGCTCAATGTCACCGGGCACCCCAACGAGACGGCGATTCTCAAGCTGCACCTGGCTATCTTCGATGAAGAGCTGGCCGAACGTTCGAGCAACCTCGATCTCGGTCGATTCTACCTGAGAATTGCCTGGGTTTACCGCGATCTCGAGAGAGGCGAAAACCCCGGTGTGCAGTTTCTCAAGGGATTGATGCTTGAAATCGACACCCAGTTCCACCAGATGAAAGAGGCCATCAGCAATAGTCGCGCGCGACTTGAATCATTCTCCCGTCATCTGCTGTCACACTTCGAGAGCGGCGAACTAACGGCCGACGTTAAGTCGCGGATGTTTCCCTACCGTGAAAAATTCCAGCCGGGAATAAACGATCTCGAAAATCTCATCGTCGACTCGGAAAAGAAGATCGAGGAATACTCCACCCTTCTTAACGAGTACAAGGCGGCTGCCCTCGGCGACGCCGGCGGCGACGCCGGCGTGGCTTTCGGCCGGTATCACTCTTTCACCGAATTCCTTCTCACCCTGAAAAGCCGGTGGGGTGGCATTGTCACCAACGAAAAGGAAGCCATGGAGAAAGCCATTCATTACTACGTCGAGGCTTTCGCCGGCGGCCGGGATATCTCCCCGGGCAACCAGCAGATCCAGGCCTCTTACCTGATTGCGGAGCTCTCCCGTCGAATCGGCGATTATGACCAGGCCCGTCAGTATTTCAACAGCACTATCAAGCACGGGCAGGAATTCATCTACCAGAACCGCAAGGATCCGTCACGAACGGCCCTCGCACGCAAAATACTCGAGCTCGCCATCGAGCAGGGAAAAGCAAACATGGAGGCCCTCAAGTCAGCCTAG
- a CDS encoding FliA/WhiG family RNA polymerase sigma factor, translating to MVTVIKNQTKRADENAKPEILENTFSQTRKRRIKQWDVSDRDWSRYHRLGTDEIRKDLLAKYIPLVRNVATRMAMGFPRSVELSDLISTGVIGLIEAFSNFDPNRGVKFETYAVPRIRGAILDELRALDWVPRSTRAKSREIERAYCVLENDLGRPPEKTELAKQMNISLEELHNTLEDVSGTGILSLDEVIYREDDNRQVPRIETVIDRETLSVLGEIEKKELKSFLGVAIDRLSRQEKLVIALYYYEELTLKEIGEVMSISESRVSQIHTRAVVKLRTMVREKFALTA from the coding sequence ATGGTTACCGTAATTAAAAACCAAACGAAGAGAGCTGACGAAAACGCAAAGCCCGAGATTTTAGAAAACACCTTTTCCCAAACCAGGAAAAGAAGAATTAAACAATGGGACGTCAGCGATCGGGATTGGTCCCGATACCATCGACTTGGCACGGACGAAATTCGCAAGGACCTGCTCGCTAAGTATATCCCGCTCGTCCGAAACGTGGCAACGCGTATGGCTATGGGTTTTCCGAGATCGGTCGAATTGTCCGACCTGATCTCCACCGGCGTGATTGGTTTGATTGAAGCTTTTTCGAATTTCGATCCGAATCGTGGCGTCAAGTTCGAAACATATGCCGTCCCGCGCATAAGGGGCGCTATCCTCGACGAGCTCAGGGCTCTCGACTGGGTACCGCGCTCGACCCGCGCCAAATCGCGCGAGATCGAAAGAGCCTACTGCGTGCTCGAAAACGATTTGGGACGGCCGCCGGAAAAAACGGAACTGGCCAAACAAATGAATATCTCGCTCGAAGAGCTGCACAACACCCTTGAGGACGTTTCCGGCACCGGTATCCTGTCGCTCGATGAGGTGATATATCGCGAAGACGACAACCGGCAAGTGCCGCGTATTGAGACAGTTATAGACCGGGAGACACTCAGTGTCCTCGGTGAAATAGAAAAGAAAGAATTGAAGTCGTTTCTCGGCGTGGCCATCGACCGGCTCTCCAGGCAGGAGAAACTGGTCATAGCCCTTTATTACTACGAGGAACTGACGTTGAAGGAGATTGGCGAGGTAATGTCAATCTCGGAATCGCGCGTTTCGCAGATTCATACCCGCGCGGTCGTCAAACTCCGAACGATGGTCAGGGAGAAATTCGCGCTGACCGCTTGA
- a CDS encoding AAA family ATPase, with the protein MNRFENRKTIPRRISSGPAKIVSLLSGKGGVGKTVLVVNLAERMAALGARVLVVDADINCGNTHIIANTGCDYGFKEFIRGDLSIREAVVTTKYGFDLMAAGAGEPVFVDGDIKAIATTILNLRRNATEYDIIIMDHGSGISKADTVMAHGSDINIVTFVPELTSISDCYGLYKHLHRTDSAIEVRLMANRVTSEQEAHFVYGKLCAISERFVGQAPEFIGYISESRLFRESIATQTTLSGLNQQSAAIQELTLIAVNIFRGFGWPISAAVARTLSTEKTINETTAPADIRE; encoded by the coding sequence GTGAATAGATTCGAAAACCGTAAAACGATTCCGCGACGCATCAGCAGCGGTCCGGCCAAAATCGTTTCCCTCCTGTCCGGCAAGGGCGGAGTGGGGAAAACGGTACTGGTGGTTAACCTGGCTGAACGCATGGCCGCCCTTGGCGCCAGAGTGCTCGTCGTTGATGCCGATATCAACTGCGGCAACACCCATATCATCGCCAATACCGGCTGCGACTACGGCTTCAAAGAGTTTATCCGCGGCGACCTTTCCATTCGCGAGGCCGTCGTAACCACCAAATATGGCTTTGACCTGATGGCTGCCGGCGCCGGCGAGCCGGTGTTCGTCGATGGCGATATCAAGGCTATCGCGACCACGATACTCAACCTGCGTCGCAACGCCACCGAATACGACATAATCATAATGGACCATGGCTCAGGAATCTCGAAAGCGGATACCGTCATGGCCCACGGCAGCGATATTAACATCGTCACCTTCGTGCCCGAGCTGACATCCATCTCGGATTGCTACGGGCTGTATAAACATCTTCATCGCACCGACAGTGCCATCGAGGTGCGCCTCATGGCCAATCGGGTTACTTCCGAGCAGGAAGCGCACTTCGTTTACGGTAAGCTCTGCGCGATAAGTGAACGTTTTGTGGGGCAGGCCCCCGAGTTCATCGGCTATATAAGCGAAAGCAGGCTCTTCCGTGAAAGCATTGCCACTCAAACCACGCTCAGCGGTCTTAATCAGCAGTCCGCTGCCATCCAAGAACTTACGCTGATCGCCGTTAATATTTTTCGCGGTTTTGGCTGGCCGATTTCAGCGGCTGTCGCCAGAACATTATCCACTGAAAAGACGATAAATGAAACCACGGCTCCGGCCGATATAAGGGAATAG
- the flhA gene encoding flagellar biosynthesis protein FlhA: MAQNPLQSTLMERIVSRADIVLALGVIGIIGILVIPIPTALLDFALAFNITFSLVVLLTTLYVTRPLDLSVFPGMLLIVTLMRLALNVASTRLILGQAYAGEVINSFGNFVVQGNYVVGFIVFVILVIIQFVVITKGAGRISEVAARFTLDAMPGKQMAIDADLNAGIISEQQAKERRSDIAREADFYGAMDGASKFVRGDAIAGILITLINIIGGFVIGIALNGMSLTDALKTYSLLSIGDGLVTQIPALLVSTASGIIVTRSAASSDMGTDLTRQLTNKPRAILVTSSVLILFGLLPGMPTLTFLTLGLVVGGLGYATREAARRKQVADDEQSKKATAQTQKPKERTEDLLKVDTLGLEIGYGLIPMVDARQGGDLLGRVASIRKQLAGELGIVVPPVRIRDNVQLKPNEYQVKLKGIRIAGFELMVDHLLAINPGFVEDRVDGFETKDPAFGLQATWIIPNLKEVAQAKGYTVVEPAAVLATHLTELVRNSAYEIVTRQDVQHLVDTLKEDFPALVDSVIPETVSLGTLQKVLVSLLREKVPIRDLATILETLSDYVHATKDTDVLAEYVRMSLKRQITEIYRDKTGKINVFTIDPAIEQRLSDAVQNTKQGLMLVLDPALTDKLLKLIGKQTDLMQAGGYVPLCICSPNIRLALRRLVEAVFPHLAVVSYNEILPDVELVSTGMVRIENDH, encoded by the coding sequence ATGGCGCAGAACCCGCTACAATCAACCCTCATGGAACGCATCGTATCGCGCGCCGACATTGTTCTCGCGCTCGGCGTGATAGGTATTATCGGTATTCTCGTAATCCCGATTCCGACCGCCCTGCTCGATTTCGCGCTGGCTTTCAATATCACCTTCTCGCTGGTGGTACTGCTCACCACGCTGTACGTGACACGTCCGCTCGATCTTTCGGTATTCCCCGGGATGCTGCTGATCGTCACCCTCATGCGCCTGGCTCTCAACGTGGCATCGACCCGTCTGATTCTCGGACAGGCCTATGCCGGTGAGGTCATCAATTCGTTCGGTAATTTCGTCGTCCAGGGCAACTACGTCGTCGGATTTATCGTCTTCGTGATCCTTGTCATCATCCAGTTCGTGGTCATCACCAAGGGCGCGGGCCGTATCTCCGAAGTAGCCGCTCGATTCACCCTCGACGCCATGCCCGGCAAACAGATGGCTATCGATGCCGACCTGAATGCCGGTATCATCAGCGAACAGCAGGCCAAAGAGCGTCGCTCCGATATCGCCCGTGAGGCCGATTTCTATGGCGCTATGGACGGCGCTTCCAAATTCGTGCGCGGCGACGCTATCGCCGGCATTCTCATTACCCTGATTAATATCATCGGCGGCTTCGTTATCGGTATCGCCCTTAACGGAATGAGCCTCACCGATGCTCTCAAGACATACAGTCTGTTGTCAATCGGTGACGGTCTGGTCACGCAGATTCCCGCCCTTCTGGTTTCAACCGCGTCGGGTATCATCGTAACTCGCTCCGCGGCCTCGTCCGACATGGGCACCGACCTCACCAGGCAGCTTACCAACAAACCGCGCGCCATTTTGGTGACATCGAGTGTGCTCATTCTGTTCGGTTTGCTTCCCGGCATGCCCACTCTCACTTTCCTCACTCTCGGCCTGGTCGTGGGTGGCCTGGGATACGCTACCCGTGAGGCGGCACGCCGCAAACAGGTGGCCGACGATGAGCAGTCGAAGAAGGCGACGGCCCAGACACAGAAACCGAAAGAACGGACCGAAGACCTGCTGAAAGTCGACACCCTCGGACTGGAAATCGGTTACGGTTTGATTCCAATGGTTGACGCCCGTCAGGGCGGCGACCTGCTCGGCCGGGTGGCCTCTATCCGCAAACAACTCGCCGGAGAACTCGGTATCGTGGTGCCGCCGGTAAGAATACGCGACAACGTCCAGCTTAAGCCGAACGAGTATCAGGTAAAGCTCAAAGGAATTCGGATTGCCGGCTTCGAGTTGATGGTTGACCACTTGCTGGCCATCAATCCGGGTTTCGTTGAGGACAGAGTCGATGGCTTCGAAACCAAAGACCCCGCCTTCGGCCTTCAGGCCACCTGGATCATTCCAAACCTCAAAGAGGTTGCCCAGGCCAAGGGATATACCGTCGTCGAACCAGCCGCCGTTCTGGCCACGCATCTGACTGAACTTGTCCGCAATTCCGCCTATGAGATTGTGACGCGTCAGGATGTTCAGCATCTGGTTGACACTCTCAAGGAAGACTTCCCGGCGCTGGTCGATTCCGTCATCCCGGAAACGGTTTCGCTTGGAACCCTGCAGAAAGTACTCGTGTCGCTGCTTCGGGAGAAAGTACCGATTCGCGACCTGGCCACGATTCTCGAAACCCTCTCGGATTACGTCCACGCCACGAAGGACACGGATGTTCTCGCGGAGTACGTGCGCATGTCGCTCAAGCGGCAGATCACCGAGATTTATCGCGACAAGACCGGCAAGATAAACGTGTTCACCATCGACCCGGCTATCGAGCAGAGACTGTCCGACGCGGTGCAAAACACCAAACAGGGACTGATGCTCGTGCTCGACCCGGCTTTGACCGACAAGCTTCTCAAACTAATCGGAAAACAGACTGACCTGATGCAGGCCGGCGGCTATGTGCCGCTGTGTATCTGTTCACCGAACATCAGACTCGCCCTGCGGCGACTCGTTGAAGCGGTCTTCCCGCATCTGGCAGTGGTCTCATACAACGAAATATTACCCGACGTTGAGCTGGTCTCAACAGGCATGGTGAGGATAGAAAATGATCATTAA